A genomic segment from Chloroflexota bacterium encodes:
- a CDS encoding universal stress protein: protein MDVHTPPRQDEPEPLRPAAARFLERCKADERPRRGRLTVYLGAAPGVGKTYAMLQAAHRLKAEGIDVVAGFVETHQRAETIAAVGEGDLEVIPRKTVAYRGIAVEEMDVDAILARKPAVCLVDELAHTNAPGSPHEKRWHDVEVIRDAGIDVIATLNIQHLESLHMAVESITGVAVRETIPDRIVDEADQVELIDISTEALRKRLEQGRIYPPERARAAMTNFFRVGNLSALRELALRRTAKEVQDQIEQYMGAHGIAGGWPTSDRVMVAIDHRPIARDLLRTAWRLGHGLRASGIMAVTVVDRASLNLTQQKQLRDNLQLADDLGIEVHELSGAGSRLAIGDALVQFAREHNVNHLVLGQSARNRFQILLKGSVINHVLRHAQHVDLHIVADRTPAKGVATP from the coding sequence ATGGATGTTCACACGCCGCCGCGCCAGGACGAGCCCGAACCGCTGCGCCCGGCCGCCGCGCGCTTCCTCGAACGGTGCAAGGCCGACGAGCGCCCACGGCGCGGCCGGTTGACGGTCTATCTTGGGGCGGCCCCCGGGGTCGGCAAGACCTACGCGATGCTCCAGGCCGCCCATCGCCTCAAGGCCGAGGGCATCGACGTGGTGGCCGGCTTCGTCGAGACGCATCAGCGGGCCGAGACCATCGCCGCCGTGGGTGAAGGTGATCTCGAAGTGATCCCACGCAAGACGGTCGCCTACCGTGGGATCGCCGTCGAAGAGATGGACGTGGACGCCATTCTGGCCCGCAAGCCGGCCGTCTGCCTCGTAGACGAGCTGGCCCACACCAACGCGCCAGGCTCCCCCCACGAGAAGCGCTGGCACGACGTGGAGGTGATCCGCGACGCCGGCATCGACGTCATCGCCACGCTGAACATCCAGCACCTGGAGAGCCTCCACATGGCGGTGGAGAGCATCACCGGCGTCGCGGTCCGCGAGACGATCCCTGACCGGATCGTCGACGAGGCCGATCAGGTCGAGCTGATCGACATCTCGACCGAGGCGCTTCGCAAACGGCTCGAACAGGGCCGGATCTACCCGCCAGAACGCGCCCGCGCCGCCATGACCAACTTCTTCCGCGTGGGAAACCTGAGCGCGCTCCGTGAGCTGGCGCTGCGCCGCACCGCCAAGGAGGTGCAGGATCAGATCGAGCAGTACATGGGCGCGCACGGCATCGCCGGCGGCTGGCCGACGTCCGACCGGGTGATGGTCGCCATCGACCACCGTCCCATCGCGCGAGACCTGCTCCGCACGGCCTGGCGGCTCGGGCATGGCCTCCGCGCAAGCGGCATCATGGCCGTGACAGTCGTGGACCGTGCATCGCTCAACCTGACCCAGCAGAAGCAGCTCAGGGACAACCTGCAGCTCGCAGATGACCTGGGCATCGAGGTTCACGAGCTGTCGGGCGCGGGCAGCCGGCTGGCCATCGGGGACGCGCTCGTACAGTTCGCGCGCGAGCACAACGTCAACCACCTCGTCCTTGGGCAGTCAGCGCGCAATCGGTTTCAGATTCTCCTGAAAGGCTCGGTGATCAACCACGTGCTCAGGCACGCGCAGCACGTCGATCTGCACATCGTGGCGGACCGCACCCCGGCGAAGGGCGTGGCGACACCGTAA
- the kdpC gene encoding potassium-transporting ATPase subunit KdpC codes for MTLILHQIRPALMMTVILTAVLGLAYPLAITGVAQVIFPHQANGSLLYDASGAIIGSELIGQEFTAPGYFHGRPSVTVDADSGDDRPYNAANTTASNLGPTNQKLIDAVEERAKAYRQTNGLPDDAIVPVDAVTASGSGLDPHITPANAQLQIDRVAAARGAAPAEVAALVQQNTEGRTFGFLGEPRINVLKLNLALDAQYGKP; via the coding sequence ATGACGCTGATCCTGCACCAGATCCGGCCCGCCCTGATGATGACGGTCATCCTGACCGCCGTCCTCGGGCTGGCCTACCCCCTCGCCATCACCGGCGTCGCCCAGGTCATCTTTCCGCATCAGGCGAATGGCAGCCTGCTCTACGACGCCTCCGGCGCCATCATCGGGTCAGAGCTGATCGGCCAGGAGTTCACCGCGCCCGGCTACTTCCACGGCCGCCCCTCGGTCACGGTCGACGCGGACTCGGGCGACGACCGGCCGTACAATGCGGCCAACACGACGGCATCCAACCTCGGGCCGACGAACCAGAAGCTCATCGACGCTGTGGAGGAGCGCGCGAAGGCGTACCGCCAGACCAACGGCCTGCCGGACGACGCCATCGTGCCGGTCGACGCGGTCACGGCGAGCGGCAGCGGGCTGGACCCGCACATCACCCCGGCCAACGCCCAGTTGCAGATCGACCGGGTGGCCGCCGCGCGCGGAGCCGCGCCGGCTGAGGTTGCGGCGCTGGTTCAGCAGAACACCGAGGGCCGCACCTTCGGGTTCCTCGGCGAGCCGCGCATCAACGTCCTCAAGCTGAACCTGGCACTGGACGCACAGTACGGCAAGCCGTAG
- a CDS encoding sulfatase-like hydrolase/transferase: protein MRPTNVLFINSDQHSPRVLGCYGNPVVKTPNLDALAARGTRFRNAYCPTPICVPSRAALATGRYAHTIGSWDNGTPYIGTEADSWGKRLSEQGHKVTTIGKLHYRKADDPSGFDDQRLPMHVLEGVGDIYGCLRDQMPVRPHSRKQIFEAGPGEVEYTRYDRATTEEGIRFLTHEGAQQEKPWAVFISLTYPHFPLRAPREFFDLYPPDAVPMPVHWQQAEWSQHPFQVWQRQIQALDEPVDEASIRRAIAAYYGMVTFLDHNIGRILAALEASGQAGNTRIIYTTDHGEQLGEHGMWWKSSMLEASVGIPLIVAGPEIPQGKVSNTNVNLVDCFPGIVEAVGADLAPQDADLPGESIFRLAQQDDCERISFSEYHAILSPSAAFMLRSGRYKYIRYIDMPPQLFDMEADRCETHDLASDPSFAETRADCEARLRAICDPDATDARAKASQQARIAEHGGPEAVLAAGVKIPYTPAPDQFEPAPNEARERAKATPRAAGPVCSASPTPPPG, encoded by the coding sequence ATGCGGCCAACGAACGTCCTGTTCATCAACTCGGACCAGCACAGCCCGCGCGTCCTGGGCTGCTACGGCAACCCCGTCGTCAAGACGCCGAACCTGGACGCCCTGGCTGCACGCGGCACGCGCTTCCGCAACGCCTACTGCCCCACCCCGATCTGTGTGCCGTCGCGGGCCGCGCTCGCGACGGGCCGTTATGCCCACACCATCGGGTCCTGGGACAACGGCACGCCCTATATCGGGACCGAGGCCGACTCCTGGGGGAAGCGCCTCTCCGAGCAGGGCCACAAGGTCACCACCATCGGGAAGCTGCACTACCGCAAGGCGGACGACCCGAGCGGCTTCGACGATCAGCGGCTGCCGATGCACGTTCTGGAGGGCGTCGGGGACATCTACGGCTGCCTGCGCGACCAGATGCCGGTCCGGCCGCACAGCCGTAAGCAGATCTTCGAGGCTGGTCCGGGCGAGGTGGAGTACACCCGCTACGACCGCGCGACGACCGAGGAAGGGATCCGCTTCCTGACGCATGAGGGAGCCCAGCAGGAAAAGCCGTGGGCGGTCTTCATCTCGTTGACCTACCCCCACTTCCCGCTGCGAGCACCGCGGGAATTCTTTGACCTCTACCCCCCGGATGCGGTCCCGATGCCGGTCCATTGGCAGCAGGCCGAATGGTCGCAGCACCCGTTCCAAGTGTGGCAGCGTCAGATCCAGGCGCTCGACGAGCCGGTGGACGAAGCCTCGATCAGGAGAGCCATCGCGGCGTACTACGGGATGGTCACCTTCCTGGACCACAACATCGGGCGCATCCTGGCTGCCCTCGAAGCGTCAGGGCAAGCTGGGAACACGCGCATCATCTACACTACGGACCACGGCGAGCAGCTTGGCGAGCACGGCATGTGGTGGAAGTCCTCGATGCTCGAGGCATCGGTCGGCATCCCGTTGATCGTGGCCGGCCCGGAGATCCCGCAGGGCAAGGTCTCGAACACAAACGTCAACCTGGTCGACTGCTTCCCGGGCATCGTGGAAGCGGTGGGCGCGGACCTCGCGCCGCAGGACGCTGATCTGCCGGGCGAGTCCATCTTCCGGCTGGCGCAGCAGGACGACTGCGAGCGGATCAGCTTCAGCGAGTACCACGCGATTTTGTCTCCGAGCGCGGCCTTCATGCTGCGGTCCGGCCGCTACAAATACATCCGATACATCGACATGCCGCCGCAGTTGTTTGACATGGAGGCGGACCGTTGCGAGACGCACGACCTCGCCTCTGACCCGAGCTTCGCGGAGACGCGTGCTGACTGCGAGGCAAGGCTTCGTGCCATCTGTGACCCAGACGCCACCGACGCCCGCGCCAAGGCGAGCCAGCAGGCCCGGATCGCGGAACACGGCGGCCCGGAGGCCGTGCTGGCGGCCGGTGTGAAGATCCCCTACACCCCCGCGCCGGACCAGTTCGAGCCGGCCCCGAACGAGGCTCGCGAGCGGGCGAAGGCAACACCCCGTGCAGCCGGGCCAGTCTGCAGTGCTTCGCCGACGCCACCCCCAGGCTGA
- a CDS encoding ABC transporter permease, whose translation MLAFTLRRLAQAIPVVFLSTVAVFLLLHLVPGDPALAIAGSDAREDTLAAIRHDMGLDQPLPVQYLRWIGRVVQGDLGRSYTTRLSVAEQISLRIPATLELSLAGLAIALLISIPTGVLAAIKERSVADWVVSSFNACAIAIPNFWFGILMILLFALALGWLPASGRGDYVREPLKAWTYLLLPALTLALNQAAVLSRFVKSSVLEVLHDDYVRTARAKGLRERLVIQRHVLANALVPVATVLGIQFGRLLGGAIVVESVFAWPGVGRLILQSIGSRDYSTVQGVLLLLVLVFVIVNLLTDLTYGLLDPRIRLS comes from the coding sequence ATGCTGGCATTCACCCTCAGGCGGCTGGCGCAGGCCATTCCGGTCGTCTTCCTCTCAACGGTCGCGGTCTTCTTGCTGCTGCACCTCGTTCCTGGCGATCCCGCGCTCGCGATCGCAGGCTCGGATGCACGTGAGGATACCCTGGCGGCGATCCGCCACGACATGGGGCTGGACCAGCCGCTCCCCGTCCAGTACCTCCGTTGGATCGGCCGGGTGGTGCAGGGCGACCTGGGCCGGTCGTACACGACGAGGCTGTCCGTGGCCGAGCAGATCTCGCTGCGCATCCCGGCCACGCTGGAGCTCTCGCTGGCAGGCCTCGCCATCGCCCTGCTGATCTCCATCCCCACCGGCGTGCTCGCGGCGATCAAGGAGCGGAGCGTGGCCGACTGGGTCGTCTCCTCGTTCAACGCCTGCGCCATCGCCATTCCGAACTTCTGGTTCGGCATCTTGATGATCCTGCTGTTCGCGCTGGCGCTCGGCTGGCTGCCGGCGAGCGGGCGGGGGGACTATGTTCGCGAGCCGCTGAAGGCGTGGACGTACCTGCTGCTGCCGGCCCTCACCCTGGCCCTGAATCAGGCAGCCGTCCTCTCCCGCTTCGTGAAGTCGTCGGTGCTGGAAGTCCTCCACGACGACTATGTCCGCACCGCCCGCGCGAAGGGCCTGCGCGAGCGGCTGGTCATCCAGCGACACGTGCTCGCAAATGCGCTTGTCCCGGTGGCAACGGTCCTCGGCATCCAGTTCGGGCGACTGCTCGGCGGGGCCATCGTGGTGGAATCCGTCTTCGCCTGGCCGGGCGTCGGCCGGCTGATCCTCCAGAGCATCGGCAGCCGGGACTACTCCACGGTGCAAGGTGTGCTGCTGCTCCTGGTGCTGGTGTTCGTCATCGTAAACCTGCTGACGGACCTCACGTACGGGCTCCTCGATCCCCGGATCAGGCTCTCATGA
- the kdpA gene encoding potassium-transporting ATPase subunit KdpA translates to MTLPGIVQIAVFFLLLLLLTKPLGGYMARVYQGEQTWLDPILTPIERAIYRLSGVDWQQEQSWRGYTAAMLLFNLFGLVLTYAILRTQGLLPYNPQELSGATPDLAFNTAVSFATNTNWQSYVGETTMSYFSQMVGLAVHNFTSAAIGMAVAIALVRGIARRGASTIGNFWVDLVRSVLWILLPISVVFAIVLVALGTPQTLGGYVDATTLEGATQTIARGPVASQEIIKELGTNGGGFFNVNSGHPYENPSPLTDLLTNFAIIVIPAAIFFTFGRMVGDTRQGWALWAASFLIVVVGLAVTVTIEQRGNPLIGALGVDQTASALQAGGNMEGKEVRFGVALSALWIVITTATSCGAVNAFHDSLMPLAGLVPMVNMKLGEAVFGGVGAGLYGMLMFAILAVFIAGLMVGRTPEYIGKKIESYEVKMAMLASLILAASILIFTGLASVGEWGTATLNNPGAHGFSEILYLYTSSTANNGSAFAGIGANNVFYNTTGGLAMLFGRFLMIVPMLAIAGSLAAKRRTPPSLGTFPTTGGVWVGLLVGVILIMRALTFFPALSLGPIVEHFQLLAGQTFSS, encoded by the coding sequence ATGACACTCCCCGGAATCGTGCAGATTGCCGTCTTCTTTCTGCTCCTGCTCCTACTGACAAAGCCGCTCGGCGGCTACATGGCGCGGGTGTACCAGGGCGAGCAGACCTGGCTCGACCCGATCCTGACGCCCATCGAGCGGGCCATCTACCGCCTGAGCGGCGTCGATTGGCAGCAGGAGCAGAGCTGGCGCGGCTACACCGCCGCCATGCTCCTGTTCAACCTGTTCGGCCTCGTGCTGACCTACGCCATCCTGCGGACGCAGGGACTGCTGCCCTACAACCCGCAAGAACTGTCCGGCGCCACGCCCGATCTGGCGTTCAACACCGCCGTCTCCTTCGCGACCAACACCAACTGGCAGTCCTACGTCGGCGAAACGACGATGAGCTACTTCAGCCAGATGGTCGGACTGGCGGTCCACAACTTCACCTCGGCCGCCATCGGCATGGCGGTCGCCATCGCGCTGGTACGCGGGATCGCCCGCCGCGGCGCGAGCACCATCGGCAACTTCTGGGTCGACCTCGTGCGCTCGGTGCTCTGGATCCTGCTGCCGATCAGCGTGGTGTTCGCCATCGTTCTCGTCGCGCTGGGGACGCCCCAGACGCTCGGCGGCTACGTGGACGCTACCACGCTCGAAGGCGCGACCCAGACGATTGCGCGGGGGCCAGTCGCCAGCCAGGAGATCATCAAGGAGCTGGGCACCAACGGCGGCGGCTTCTTCAACGTCAACTCGGGCCACCCTTACGAGAACCCCAGCCCGCTGACGGATCTCCTCACCAACTTCGCGATCATCGTCATCCCGGCCGCCATCTTCTTCACGTTCGGGCGGATGGTCGGGGACACCCGCCAGGGCTGGGCGCTCTGGGCCGCGTCCTTTCTGATCGTGGTCGTCGGCCTCGCCGTGACCGTCACGATCGAGCAGCGCGGCAACCCCCTGATCGGCGCACTGGGCGTTGACCAGACGGCATCGGCGCTCCAGGCCGGCGGCAACATGGAGGGCAAGGAAGTCCGCTTCGGGGTCGCCCTCTCGGCGCTCTGGATCGTCATCACCACGGCCACCTCGTGCGGGGCTGTCAACGCCTTCCACGACAGCCTGATGCCGCTGGCCGGGCTGGTCCCGATGGTCAACATGAAGCTTGGCGAGGCCGTCTTCGGCGGCGTCGGCGCAGGTCTGTACGGGATGTTGATGTTCGCGATTCTGGCCGTCTTCATCGCCGGGCTGATGGTTGGCCGGACGCCAGAGTACATCGGCAAGAAGATCGAGAGCTACGAGGTCAAAATGGCGATGCTCGCCTCGCTGATCCTCGCCGCCAGCATCCTCATCTTCACGGGGCTGGCGTCCGTTGGGGAGTGGGGCACCGCGACGCTCAACAACCCCGGCGCGCACGGCTTCTCCGAGATCCTCTACCTGTATACCTCGTCCACGGCGAACAACGGCTCGGCCTTCGCCGGCATCGGCGCGAACAACGTCTTCTACAACACGACGGGCGGCCTCGCGATGCTGTTCGGGCGCTTCCTGATGATCGTGCCGATGCTCGCCATCGCCGGGTCGCTCGCCGCCAAGCGCAGGACGCCGCCGAGCCTCGGGACATTTCCGACAACGGGCGGCGTCTGGGTCGGGCTGCTGGTCGGCGTGATCCTGATCATGAGAGCCTTGACCTTCTTCCCGGCCCTGTCGCTCGGCCCGATTGTCGAGCACTTCCAGCTCCTGGCCGGCCAGACGTTCTCGTCGTAG
- a CDS encoding ABC transporter permease, which translates to MTQALLRTLRNRMGAFGMGILLLLVVMAAGAPLLSPYHPNSQHDGDELVGPGQRGYVLGTDELGRDILSRVIWGARVSLLVGLIAVAIGAGIGVPTGLAAGYFGGWLDSVVMRLWDALLAFPGILTGIAVVTVLGPGALNVAIALAIVNIPEFSRLTRACVLRERERDYILAARCLGGSDRRLIALHLVPNCLPPLLVQLSLSMGFAVLLEASLSFLGLGTQAPDPSWGSMLNDSRTFLRQAPWYGVFPGVALAILLIGLNYLSDALRLALDPRRINTT; encoded by the coding sequence ATCACCCAGGCGTTGCTGCGGACGCTGCGCAATCGGATGGGAGCATTCGGGATGGGGATCCTGCTGCTGCTCGTCGTGATGGCGGCCGGCGCACCGCTGCTCTCGCCGTACCACCCGAACTCGCAGCACGACGGCGACGAGCTGGTCGGGCCGGGCCAGCGGGGCTACGTGCTCGGGACGGATGAGCTCGGCCGCGACATCCTGAGCCGGGTGATCTGGGGCGCGAGGGTGTCGCTGTTGGTCGGGCTGATCGCGGTCGCCATCGGGGCCGGCATCGGGGTCCCGACGGGCCTCGCGGCCGGGTATTTCGGCGGCTGGCTGGACAGCGTCGTCATGCGGCTCTGGGATGCGTTGCTGGCGTTCCCCGGCATCCTGACCGGCATCGCGGTGGTGACGGTTCTCGGACCGGGCGCGCTCAACGTGGCGATCGCGCTCGCCATCGTCAACATCCCGGAGTTCTCACGACTGACCCGCGCGTGCGTCCTGCGGGAGCGGGAGCGAGATTACATCCTGGCGGCGCGGTGCCTCGGTGGCAGCGACCGGCGGCTGATAGCGCTCCATCTCGTGCCGAACTGCCTGCCGCCGCTGCTGGTCCAGTTGAGCCTCTCGATGGGCTTCGCGGTGCTTCTGGAGGCGTCGCTCTCATTCCTGGGGCTGGGGACCCAGGCTCCCGACCCTTCCTGGGGCAGCATGCTCAACGACAGCCGGACCTTCCTCCGGCAGGCCCCGTGGTACGGGGTCTTCCCGGGCGTGGCGCTCGCCATCCTCCTGATCGGGCTCAACTACCTTTCGGACGCGCTCCGGCTGGCGCTGGACCCGCGCCGGATCAACACCACCTAG
- the kdpB gene encoding potassium-transporting ATPase subunit KdpB, with protein sequence MKEIAQTRRRGVSAWNGQLIKQAALQSFPKLDPRQMVKNPVMFVVEIGSVLTTLVFVQGLLGRSDINLLFVGQITAWLWFTVLFANFAEAMAEARGKAQADTLRRTRRDTPAKLLQRDGSFKTVSSTDLKKGDIVIVEAEDLVPSDGTVIEGVAYVNEAAITGESAPVLKEPGSDVASSVTGGTQVISDWIKVQITSNPGETFLDRMIALVEGAKRQRTPNEIALSILLAGLTIIFLLAVVTLQPFAIYAGGAISVVILVALLVCLIPTTIGGLLSAIGIAGMDRVTRFNVLAMSGRAVEAAGDVDTLLLDKTGTITFGNRMAYEFVPVGGVAHERLVRAAYLASLGDETPEGRSIVTLARRIGVAGDALTPPATLTPPATRPTLPGAPSIPTALCTGEGGDRAAEHPLALTREGRSGGEGLIASQNDGGVAVAVPTGAEVVPFTAETRMSGLRMNGTALMKGAVDSIVAATQSVAPADLQTRAEQIAREGGTPLAVSENGRILGLVYLKDTVKPGMRERFDELRRMGIRTVMVTGDNRLTAATIAREAGVDDFVAEAKPENKIDIIRGEQALGKLVAMTGDGTNDAPALAQADVGLAMNTGTQAAKEAANMVDLDSDPTKLIEVVMIGKQLLITRGAITTFSVANDVAKYFAIIPAMFMATYPELGALNVMNLATPESAILSAVIFNAVIIIGLVPLALRGVGYRAVPAAQLLQRNLLIYGVGGIVVPFIGIKIIDVLLAVLRLA encoded by the coding sequence ATGAAAGAGATCGCGCAGACCCGGCGGCGGGGGGTCAGCGCCTGGAACGGCCAGCTCATCAAGCAGGCGGCGCTCCAGTCGTTCCCGAAGCTCGACCCACGCCAGATGGTCAAGAACCCGGTCATGTTCGTGGTCGAGATCGGCAGCGTGCTCACAACCCTGGTCTTTGTCCAGGGCCTCCTGGGCCGCTCCGACATCAACCTGCTGTTCGTGGGCCAGATCACGGCCTGGCTCTGGTTCACCGTCCTCTTCGCCAACTTTGCCGAGGCGATGGCCGAGGCCCGGGGCAAGGCCCAGGCCGATACCCTCCGCCGCACCCGCCGCGACACGCCGGCGAAGCTGCTCCAGCGTGACGGCTCGTTCAAGACGGTCAGCTCCACGGACCTGAAGAAGGGCGACATCGTCATCGTCGAGGCCGAGGATCTCGTCCCCTCAGATGGCACGGTCATCGAAGGCGTCGCGTACGTGAACGAGGCGGCGATCACCGGCGAGTCAGCGCCGGTCCTCAAGGAGCCGGGCTCAGATGTGGCCTCCTCCGTGACGGGCGGCACCCAGGTCATCTCGGACTGGATCAAGGTCCAGATCACCAGCAACCCCGGTGAGACGTTCCTCGACCGCATGATCGCGCTGGTCGAGGGTGCGAAGCGCCAGCGCACCCCCAACGAGATCGCGCTGTCGATCCTGCTGGCCGGCCTCACCATCATCTTCCTGCTGGCCGTGGTGACCTTGCAGCCGTTCGCCATCTACGCCGGCGGCGCGATCTCCGTCGTCATCCTGGTGGCGCTGCTGGTCTGCCTGATCCCGACGACCATCGGCGGCCTGCTCTCGGCCATCGGCATCGCCGGGATGGACCGCGTCACCCGCTTCAACGTGCTGGCGATGAGCGGTCGTGCGGTCGAGGCGGCCGGCGACGTCGATACGCTGCTGCTGGACAAGACCGGCACCATCACCTTCGGCAACCGGATGGCCTACGAGTTCGTGCCAGTCGGCGGCGTGGCGCACGAGCGGCTGGTCCGCGCGGCGTATCTCGCCAGCCTGGGCGATGAGACCCCCGAAGGCCGCAGCATCGTCACGCTGGCGCGCCGAATCGGCGTGGCCGGGGACGCCCTCACCCCTCCGGCCACCCTCACCCCTCCGGCCACCCGCCCCACCCTGCCAGGGGCCCCCTCGATCCCCACGGCCCTGTGCACGGGCGAGGGGGGAGACAGGGCTGCTGAACACCCTCTCGCCCTGACGCGGGAGGGGAGATCGGGCGGTGAGGGACTCATCGCTTCCCAGAACGATGGCGGCGTGGCTGTTGCGGTCCCGACCGGCGCGGAGGTGGTGCCGTTCACGGCCGAGACGCGGATGAGCGGCCTGCGGATGAACGGCACAGCCTTGATGAAGGGGGCGGTCGATTCGATTGTGGCCGCCACCCAGAGCGTCGCCCCGGCGGACCTCCAGACCAGGGCCGAACAGATCGCCCGCGAGGGCGGCACGCCGCTGGCCGTCTCCGAGAACGGGCGCATCCTCGGGCTGGTCTACCTGAAAGACACCGTCAAGCCGGGCATGCGGGAGCGGTTCGACGAGCTGCGACGGATGGGCATCCGCACGGTCATGGTCACCGGCGACAACCGCCTGACCGCCGCCACCATCGCCCGCGAGGCCGGCGTCGACGACTTCGTCGCGGAGGCGAAGCCCGAGAACAAGATCGACATCATCCGCGGCGAGCAGGCCCTTGGCAAGCTGGTGGCGATGACCGGCGACGGCACCAACGATGCGCCGGCCCTGGCCCAGGCCGACGTCGGGCTGGCGATGAACACCGGCACCCAGGCCGCCAAAGAGGCCGCCAACATGGTCGATCTCGACAGCGATCCGACCAAGCTGATCGAGGTCGTCATGATCGGCAAGCAGCTGCTGATCACGCGTGGCGCGATCACTACGTTCTCGGTCGCCAACGACGTCGCCAAGTACTTCGCGATCATCCCGGCCATGTTCATGGCGACCTATCCGGAGCTGGGCGCGCTCAACGTCATGAACCTCGCCACGCCCGAGAGCGCGATCCTCTCGGCGGTCATCTTCAACGCCGTGATCATCATCGGGCTGGTGCCGCTCGCCCTGCGGGGCGTCGGCTACCGGGCCGTCCCCGCCGCCCAGTTGTTGCAGCGCAACCTGCTGATCTACGGCGTCGGCGGGATCGTCGTGCCGTTCATCGGCATCAAGATCATCGACGTGCTCCTGGCCGTGCTGCGCCTCGCGTAG
- a CDS encoding ROK family transcriptional regulator, with amino-acid sequence MSFTAVGSNAPLLKRQNRTAVLRGVLSAGPLSRRALCRKTGLTASTITQIVGELIAAGLIHELGVAEPGAGPARVGRREVLIDLEPRGRVVVGGHIGLQRTVLGVGDLRGGLVSSARFSTQAEQGPNSVVRRIAAEVPGLLERAGVGPERILGLGIGIVGPVDVGQGTLSSSPEIGWRDVPLRSLLQDAIGLPTVVDSGRRGMALAEMMFGIGQGVPNFMLVHVGSTIVAGIVSDQQLYRGAHGDGGSIGHLTIAGVDRRCRCGRQGCLDAVASETALDERAWEVAWQAPDSALARAMAAESELLPRQRLYAAAADGDPAAVQIVQEAARWLGEGIANVMSVLDADLVLLGGEVMVACPTFVDTVREIVAARAYRSAESVTRVLPSAFDADLRLFGGLALALHDLFYAPSLQLPARGQSSDAASVTGDGPQLRQKAV; translated from the coding sequence GTGAGCTTCACGGCTGTCGGCAGCAACGCGCCCCTCCTGAAGCGCCAGAACCGGACGGCGGTGCTGCGCGGCGTCTTGAGCGCCGGGCCGCTCTCGCGGCGGGCCCTCTGCCGCAAGACCGGCCTGACCGCCTCCACCATCACCCAGATCGTGGGCGAGCTCATCGCGGCCGGGCTGATTCACGAGCTGGGGGTGGCCGAGCCGGGCGCCGGGCCGGCCCGCGTCGGCCGGCGCGAGGTGCTGATCGACCTGGAGCCGCGCGGCAGGGTGGTGGTCGGCGGCCACATCGGCCTGCAGCGGACCGTTCTGGGCGTCGGCGACCTGCGGGGCGGCCTGGTCAGCAGTGCGCGCTTCTCGACCCAGGCCGAGCAAGGCCCGAACTCGGTCGTCCGACGGATTGCCGCCGAGGTCCCCGGCCTGCTGGAGCGGGCCGGGGTCGGCCCGGAGCGCATCCTGGGCCTGGGCATCGGGATCGTCGGCCCAGTCGACGTCGGCCAGGGGACGCTGAGCTCGTCGCCGGAGATCGGCTGGCGGGACGTCCCGCTGCGGTCGCTGCTCCAGGATGCGATCGGACTGCCTACGGTGGTAGACAGCGGCCGTCGCGGGATGGCGCTCGCCGAGATGATGTTCGGGATCGGCCAGGGCGTGCCCAACTTCATGTTGGTCCACGTCGGCAGCACCATCGTGGCCGGGATCGTCTCGGATCAACAGTTGTACCGGGGCGCCCACGGCGATGGCGGCTCGATCGGCCACCTGACCATCGCCGGGGTGGACCGGCGCTGTCGGTGTGGCCGCCAGGGCTGCCTCGACGCGGTCGCAAGCGAGACGGCTCTGGACGAGCGTGCCTGGGAGGTGGCCTGGCAGGCGCCCGACTCGGCGCTGGCGCGCGCGATGGCAGCCGAGTCCGAGTTGCTCCCGCGCCAGCGACTGTACGCCGCCGCGGCGGACGGCGATCCCGCGGCCGTCCAGATCGTCCAGGAGGCGGCGCGCTGGCTCGGCGAGGGCATCGCGAACGTCATGAGCGTGCTGGACGCCGACCTGGTGCTGCTCGGCGGGGAGGTGATGGTCGCGTGCCCGACGTTCGTGGACACGGTCCGCGAGATCGTGGCCGCGCGCGCCTATCGCTCGGCCGAGAGCGTCACCCGGGTGCTGCCCTCAGCATTCGACGCGGACCTGCGGCTGTTCGGCGGGCTGGCGCTGGCCCTGCACGACCTGTTCTACGCGCCGTCGCTGCAGCTGCCCGCGCGCGGGCAGTCGTCGGACGCGGCGTCCGTCACCGGGGACGGCCCTCAGCTTCGGCAAAAGGCGGTGTGA
- the kdpF gene encoding K(+)-transporting ATPase subunit F, with amino-acid sequence MFENMVGGAVSLGLLVYLLWALLEPERF; translated from the coding sequence ATGTTCGAGAACATGGTTGGCGGCGCGGTGAGCCTCGGCCTGCTTGTCTATCTGTTGTGGGCGCTGCTCGAGCCTGAGCGCTTCTAG